The following is a genomic window from Elgaria multicarinata webbii isolate HBS135686 ecotype San Diego chromosome 9, rElgMul1.1.pri, whole genome shotgun sequence.
GAGTGTTGTGGCCCGCTCGTGtgtatctctctctgtctctctcgccCCCGCCCACCGCTTCCCTGTCACGTGACCGCCGTGCGTGCATGCCTCTGGCTGTGtgtggaagaagccgccgccgccgagcgAGGCAGCCGAGCGCGTCGCGGTGGCGGGCGAATGGGGGAGTCGATCCCGCTGGGCGCGCCGGTGCCAGTGGAGCAGGCGGTGCTCGAGACCTTCTTCTCCCACTTGGGCATCTTCTCCTACGACAAGGCCAAGGACAATGTGGAGAAGGAGCGCGAGGCCAACAAGAGCGCCGGGGCCAGCTGGCTCTCGCTGCTGGCGGGGCTGGCCCACCTGGCCGCGGCCGAGAAGGCCTATCACAACATGACCTTCCTGGGTCAGAAACTAGGTACccggctgctgccgccgccgccgccgccgctccttcACCGCTCATgtccttcccccttctctcctttctccccttccgctccgccgccgctgccgccgccatcccCCGCTTGGCCTCCGCGCCGCGCTCGTCTCTTCTAGCTGCTGCTCTGGGGCTTCTTACGTGTGAAGGAGCTCTCCCGCTTGAAGTACTGAGTCATCGGCATCTCCTACACCAGGGGTAGGCGACTGGAGGCCTTCTAcatgttcttggactgcagctcctatctGCCCTAGCCAGTCTCTCTCGTGAGAATTGGTGGGAGTCGCAGGCCAACAAATACCTGGAGGGTCACGAGTCGCCTATTCCTGGCCCGCGCACGCTTTCCCTCGCCAGCATTTGGGGAGGCAAGGGTGGGCGCGAGGAAGAGCTCTTCCTTGATGTGCAAAACGTCTAGCGAGTGCCTGTCCTAGGCCCGCAAACAGCTAGTGCTCAGTGGGTTTCTGTCGCATGGGAGTCCCTttaattctctcccctccctcccccgtgCTGGCTCCCCGCACGTTTCAGGTTGAGGTCTTAAGAGGTGTGCCTCAAAGCCTTCGGATTCAGCTGATAAGTTTTCTATCTCTGTTACTTTTTAAATAATACGCTAGTTCAAAGGTATGTTTGCTGACAAGATATacatgttgcatagaaaagtcaCCATAGCATTCCACTGTTGATCACAAGCAGTACATCCTTTAAAATGTTCTCATGATCTTACAATACCTATTTCTATCCAGAGAAAATGAATATGCTCAAGCAGAATAGCAGGAAAGATGAATTACTCATCCCATTTTTTCTAATGCAATACATAAACTATTTGTTTTGACGTCGTCTTAAGAGTGGAAAAACCATTAAATTCAATAGCATGGTGTGCTGAGGTCTAGGTCCTAGACTCTGGGTCTGTGTGTAGCCCACCCCTAATCTAGAGGAAACTAACAGACAACAACCACTTTGAGTGCTGGAATGGCAATCTTAAGTATGGTAGAGCCAGAGTGCCAAGTGAACCGCTTGGAAATGAGAGGGCAGGGAATAATGGGCCCTCTGTGGCATGTGATGGAAAGGTAGCAAATATAGGCTGCTGACTAGCTTTGAATGTGTTGATctagttacatttttatttaaatttggaaggctgctttaatacTGTTTTGTGAAGAGAAGCACTCTGTATTAATATCACTAATGTCTTGGGTCTTTCTCATTCTTATAATGCTCATACTGTCAGAATGTGGTTGCAGCATGGAAGAGTTTCATCATTATcatagaaaaacagaaaaacagaaatCGTTGCCTGGTTGCTCACAATTAAAAAGGTCATGAGATGAAAGGAGGAAGGACTTGGATGGAAAAGTTAAAATGTTGGGCTAGCAGGGAGTCAAAGAACAAAAAAGAGTTAAAGAATAATGCGGTAGCTGGGGTGGGAGGAAATAGAACattgaaaaatgcagaaaaaataGTTTTAGTACTTGTAAAAAGTGAGACAAAAAGAGTAAAGAAGCAGGCATCCTTCTGTTCTTGACTAGCAATGGCTTCTAAACTACAGCTGTCTAGAAATATGAAACTGCGTAGTTATACTACCTTCATGTACTGTGTTTTTCACATCTGGTTACTTAATTCTGTTGCCTCCCCTTAATAGTTGTTGTCAATCCCTTAAGGTGTGTTGATGTGGCTGTTGGGAAAATATGTACTTATGCTTtccttattttaaataatttaaaactttCTTGTTTGTATGCTTTTATGGACTAATGGGCAGGTCTTTGAATGTATATGGCTATTCTCTTTGGAATTCGATTTGCAGTCAGAATGTAGGTATATGCATGGCTGTACACTTCATGCTTCACTGTTGCTTTAGAAAGTTAAATGTTTCATGTTCTGCATGGTCAAAAAGCACATTTAAAAGTCTAGTGTTATTAATAGCAACTTGAGTTATTAACATTTCATAGTGGCGTGGTTGTCTCAAATAGCTAGGGAAGAGGTTGCTTCTAGGTTACGGGTGTTCTTACTGGCAAAGCTAGAATGAATATTGAGACTTTTCTGAAAACAAGGGATGGGTAGTTGAGTGATGTGGAAGAAGGCTCAATAAAAAAGTAATTTGGGACAAGTACAAGTTATTTTACTAAATTGTAAAGGACTATTATGATATAATGAAATTGCTTTTCAAACCTTCTTATGAATATGTCATTCCTGATGAACTAAACAGAGTTTGTATTAATAGTGTTGAATGCTGTTACCTTACATATTTTTCATCCATGGGTTTAAGTAATgtatatttttctgttttttaaaaaataggtggACAGTCATTTTTCAGCCGAAAGGACTCCATACGAACCATATACACATCTCTGCATAACGAACTGAAAAAGGTGGTGGCAACAGGTCGGAATGCCATAGGAGGAACAGCCCCTCACCTAGAAGAACTGCTTTCTCACCTGTCTGAACAGCTCTGTTTTTTTGTTCAGGCACGGATGGAAATTGCTGACTTCTATGAAAAAATGTACAGTCTCAGTAGCCAGAAGTTTATCAACTCTGAGGAACTGATAAACATCTTGGACTCCATCCTAAAAAAATATAGCTCAAGGTCAGTTTATGTACTTTATATGTTATGGCTGTCTTTCTTTCAAGCAGGAGGATTGAAAATTTACCTAGGATTCTTGTCAGAGCAATAGGCACAGTCCAGATTCCATATGTTAAGAGAGTTTTTAGTTTACATAGTTGCAGGGCCATCATAACATGTCTGAACAGTGTCAACAAAGCCTCAGCAAATTGATTATTGTGTGAGTGCATGTCTTCTATGACCAGATGTTGGAATCTGGGTCTGACACAATTCCTGTACTGTTTATTAACAAGTGTATTGTCACTTTCATAATCTCTTCCTCATCCCTTAACATTTTTTTGAAAGTAACCAAAATGCCAGCAAATGTATGTGTATCTCCTGAAATGCAGAACATAATCACAGTTTTTGGGTTGGCACAACATGAAATAGTGTACAAATTTCCCTGTAAATATACAGAaaataagcacttctttccagtatTCATAGAAAGCACAGCCAGCCTTTGTTTAACAACAACATACTAGAATGTGTCCGTGACTATATTTTTACATACATAGTATTTTTAGGGTATACAAAAATGAGTGGACTATCATGGACATCATTGTGACCAAAGATCTAGGCCTGCTGTTTCTTTTTCTcaacagatgtatttattttaagatgTGATACTTTTGCTACACCAGCATGTTTGAGTAGGTCtgttaaattcaaaataaaactaGCTTGCTGGGATCAGCATTGTTCACTGTAGAAACTGAGCACTTCCTATGTTGAGCATTTTTTGCCTGGAGCCCAGGTCAGTTTAGTCCTTCATCTATTATTTTTCCAGAAAAAGGACAATGTGGAAATAAACCGATTTTGAACCACAGTATAATATCTTTAAAATTGTACAGATCCAAACCATATTTGACTGTATTGATTGCTTAAAAGCGAAGTATTTTGCAAATCATACCTTTTGTAAAACTGCTTCTTCATTTCCTCTGCTTCAGTCTTCATTTAGGTTAGATATAATAAATGAACCCTATCTGGATAGTGCACAGCTCGACAGGATTAATTATAGCCTACTACTACAAATGTAATGTGTCAGTAGACTTGTTCTTCGTACTGAGGATTCTACATGAAAGAGGGCACAATTGAAATGTTGCAATACAGGGCAAACATTTCTGTTCTGCTTCTAAGGAACTTTAGAAGATAGCATCTTTCTGCCAGTGTTTCAGAAATAAACACATGTGGAGAAACACATGGAGTTGTCATTGTTGTGTCCTCCAAGGATACTGTAAAAACCTTTTGGTCTTTGCAGTGATCTACCGtactctctccagatgtttgtgaTGAGAAGTGTACTTACCACAAATGTTCTCGGCTCATTTTGTAACCACTGTTCTTTAAGacttagatatatatttttattaaaataatctaACAAATCATGTTGCGTAGGAAGATAGAAATAACATCCTTGAGATGATACGTAAGGTGAAAAATATGATCCACAAGAGATggcaaaacattgggagggctgcaagttgcctacCACGATTAGCACACACAGAGGTAAAACTACCTCAAGACTGCAGTCAGCCAACCACCATCAGTTAGCAGAGACCAATTTACTAAtatcattttaaaagattttaaaacgaTCTTTAAATGATAGTCATTTGATATGAAAAACTTTTCAAAAAAccagggagaattttttttaaaaaaaacctttggcaCCAAAAGGCTGAAAGCATTTGGGCCAATGAGCCTTTAGCTACTTTTTCTTGCTAACAGTGGTTAGAAAGCATCATACGTAAAGATATAAGGCTACTTTATTATGACTAAGAAGCAGAACCCAAGGCAAGGCTATGTAGGTAGCTGACTTCATGCTAAGTGCAGGTTGCATTCTGAGACAGAAGTGATAAGAGGCAAAATCTGCTCTTTGCTCTAGATATTGAGGTCACTAGTGTTCCTACGCTGATGAGGTATTTGAGTGCATGCCTTCATTTTCCCATAAGTGAGTGGCCATTCCACTCCTATGCAGAAAAATAACCATATGTGCTCTGAAATAGCATTGTGGTGTTACCAAAATTTGCTCGTCTCCATTGCTGCTGAATAACTTGGCCTGTATTGTATCCATGAAGTGTAGCAGTTTGTTGGAGACACATTACCGTAGCCTTCTTCATTGTGAAGGCAATAGCATTTCAAGGAAGAGGGTGACGTATTTTCACTACTGCTTCTCTTCATCTCAAGTGCAGCTTCTGATTTGAGGGAGGGCTGAAGGATTCCATAGGAGGATGTTGTTTGGGGAGTGTAAAAGGCAGAGATGGACCTAAAAAAATAGGTCCAGTTCCATCCTGCATTACAGCACAGGGACATTGGGTGCttccttatactaagtcagaccattggtccagtattgtctacactgactggcagcaggtctccagggtttcagatgcctttttcttgccttacctggagatgtcagggattgaactaggaccttctgcatgcaaagcatgcgctttGCTATTGAGCTATGTCTCCTGAATTACAGTAAAGATAGTGACCATTGTTGAGGTTATTGCCTTTATGGGTTGAGCAAAGGAGAATGCTCAGCCTGTTGATTAAAGTTTTATATCCCTTCCCTGTCTGTCAAACTAGCTTTTATAATAAAGGTCCAGTAATATTTCAGTTTTATAGCTACCATTAAATTTTGTGAAAATTCCACTCAGCTTCTCATGGCTCTTTAGAACTACAACAGATGCATCTGCTAATTTAAATAGTTCCCTAAAACTTGGGACTGTTGACAAGAAATATGATTTCATGTTTATCGTTTTCATTCGTCAGTGTCAGAAGTAGTGCATTTCTTGTAGAAAGAAGTGTTTAAAGACATCTGTGATGAGGCTTTTAATTGAAACACTTATTTCTGAGTCAGTCTGGTGAGCTTGATCATTCAACTGGCAATTTTCTGGAATAACATTTTTCTCCCCACTGAGTGTCCCAAATAAAGCATGCGTTCAGTTGAGATTCTGCTTCATTTAAACCGGGTTGGCTGAGAGTTTGATATGGTGCACTGAAGGCTCATTGTTTCCAAATAGGCAACATTATTTCAAGCACCGTAGCAGTAACTTTCCTGTCATTAGGGAAAgaatgtgaacactgatttttcTTTCCCCGTCTAATTTGCAGTAGCAATAAAATGGCTGATTGGTTGGAAACATTCTGGGCTAAAATTTTGTAGGAATGGAAAGCAAATCGGTTAAAATCAAGGCCTTATTTACTTTTTGCAAAAAGTCCTATTTTGGCACAAAGTGATGCCATATAGttgaattaaaataatttatgCTGTCTAATTCTTCCATTTTATGCAGATGTAGGATATTCTATCCCTAGAACTAGGGATTCAGTAGTGGGATAAAATGAATATTGGTTGCAGTTCACATAGAAAGGGATGTGGAATCTTCCACAGACTTCAAGCTTGTAGGATCtacttggttgtttttttttactagaaatcTGAGATGCTCCAtgcagagccaggtgcaaaatagcagCATAGGCAGACATATGCATACATGGTCAGCTCAGGAATTTCTGATAAGTACCAGAATCAAGCTCATGAGTCCTTTCACAcgaaaatccactcctggttttgcctcttttttcagaGACCCAATTTAGAGGGGGAGAGCTTTTTAGGTCTTTCTATTGTTAGACAAATGAGCATCAGAAACCACTGACAATCCGCCAGGACAGCCTGATCTTCTGCCCACTCCTCTTCCAGAACTGTACAGTCCCCAGACTTTCAGCCAGTTGAGAGAATACTTTTTTCTGTGCAGTGACTCATGTGTATTGAAATGTGTTTCCTTTTCTAGATTTCATCATCCAATCCTTAGTCCTCTTGAAAGCAGTTTCCAGTTAGAAGCGGATGTCCTTACCCATCTTCTGAAGGCTCAGGCCCAGATCTCTGAGTGGAAGTTCCTCCCATCCTTGGTCCATTTGCACAATGCTCACACAAAGCTGCAAACGTGGGGGCAGATTTTTGAGAAGCAACGAGAAACAAAGAAGCACCTGTTCGGTGGTCAGTCTCAAAAGGCTGTACAGCCTCCACACCTCTTCCTGTGGCTCATGAAACTCAAAAATATCCTTCTTGCCAAATTTAGCTTTTATTTTCATGAGGCGCTTAGTCGGCAAACAACGCCATCTGAAATGAAAACTTTGACTGCAAAAGCCAATCCTGATTATTTTGGGAAAATCTCCAGCTTCATCAGGAAATATGATGCTGTTAATGTTTCTTTAATCTTTGACAACCGTGGGTCAGAGAGCTTTCAGGGGCATGGCTATCATCATCCCCATTCCTACAGGGAGGCCCCAAAGGGTGTAGACCAGTATCCAGCGGTGGTATCCCTACCCAATGACAGGCCTGTTATGCATTGGCCCAATGTCATTATGATTATGACTGACAGAGCTTCTGACCTCAACAGCTTGGAAAAGGTCGTCCATTTCTATGATGACAAAGTTCAAAGCACATATTTTTTGACTCGTCCTGAACCTCATTTTACCATCGTAGTTATTTTTGAATCCAAGAAGTCTGAGAGAGACTCTCATTTTACCTCTTTTCTCAATGAAACTTCATATTCCCTTAAAAACCCTAAAGCTTTTGCAACCCTGAAGCCTGGATCCAAAGGATAAGAGCACCGGCTGTTAAAACAACGTATTGTACTGCAACAAAACAAGCTCTAGCCTTCCATAAATATCCatattgacatttttaaaaaaaataataataactattttAATATTAAGTATTTAATGttgaatattaatatttaatatcaAGCATTTTCAGAATGAATGGGAGGGGAACATAAAAGCTACACAAATGTGCACTATAGGTATGAGGATGGTGTTTGCTCAACTGCtgtattaattatttttttaagtctATAACACTTTGTTGCCCTACCTAAATGGAATATATGCACTTTATATTTTGCTGGTCATTCATTTTGCATCTGTTGGAAACTTGGTTTGAAACAAATATGGAGTGGATTTCCCCCCGAGAACCTATTTCTTCTACTATTAAAGTACTCTTCAGTCATATTCACTGGAAAGCGTTGGGAGCAAATAATTGCAAtaaattaaatgcattttggAAAAAGTACCTATATTTTTCAGGTCTAATTTAGCTTTAAAATAACAGGAAAACCTTGGTCTGGAATTCTATCTCTCTCCAATACGATCTCAATCCTGAATATACTGATTTTCTGGAATTTTCTACTCTTGCATATTGGGTGTTTTAAGAAGAGGATATATTTTGAGTATTTTAAAACTGAAACCTTACTGAACTAAGTTTGGAAGGGCATTAACTTTTACTTCCAGCATGGTCACTGGTAGAAAGCTACGCTGAGAGGCTAACGATTAGGGAGTGTTTATGTTATAGAACTGAAGATTGCTAATTTAGAAATGCTTCTATAAGGATTGAAATGGGAAAAGTGGAAACATATATAATATAGTAGAGAGACAGAAATAGTTTATTAAAAGGTGGGTAAGAAACTAATGTTGGTATAGGAATTAGGATAGAGAATTTACCGTAAAAATAGTAAGTACTACTTAAATGTTGCATTGGCTGCATTCATATGATAATACCGTGGGTCAAGTGGAGATATATGAATGTGCCTTTTGGCTGTGCTACATAGCCCCTTCATTCAATCAAACTAAGCGCTCCATCATATGAGGGGCAATcacttactgtcgcttctccgcccccactcctgtcccaaaatacttcctcttttcctctcagagaagaaagaggaaatgcacaaagaccacgtggcccattcaggggatgGTTTGCAAACTTTTATACAT
Proteins encoded in this region:
- the KICS2 gene encoding KICSTOR subunit 2, which encodes MGESIPLGAPVPVEQAVLETFFSHLGIFSYDKAKDNVEKEREANKSAGASWLSLLAGLAHLAAAEKAYHNMTFLGQKLGGQSFFSRKDSIRTIYTSLHNELKKVVATGRNAIGGTAPHLEELLSHLSEQLCFFVQARMEIADFYEKMYSLSSQKFINSEELINILDSILKKYSSRFHHPILSPLESSFQLEADVLTHLLKAQAQISEWKFLPSLVHLHNAHTKLQTWGQIFEKQRETKKHLFGGQSQKAVQPPHLFLWLMKLKNILLAKFSFYFHEALSRQTTPSEMKTLTAKANPDYFGKISSFIRKYDAVNVSLIFDNRGSESFQGHGYHHPHSYREAPKGVDQYPAVVSLPNDRPVMHWPNVIMIMTDRASDLNSLEKVVHFYDDKVQSTYFLTRPEPHFTIVVIFESKKSERDSHFTSFLNETSYSLKNPKAFATLKPGSKG